The DNA segment GGGAAATTGAATCTTCCATGAAGGATAGTATGAAAAAAATGATGATGCTTGCTCTCATCTCAATGATTATTGTATTAATGATTACGTTTAAAACTAGATGGCGCATTTTACCTTTAGGGATAGTACTGATAGCAATAATTGGAACAATTGGAATTATGGGCTGGGTTAGCATTCCGATTACCATGGTGTCGATGGCAGTATTTCCAATTCTAATCGGGTTAGGAATTGACTATGCCATCCAATTTCAAAGTCGATATACCGAAGAAATGGAAGAAGGTGAGGATCATTATGAAGCAAAATAAAAAGTTTAATAGTCAAGCACATAAAAGTTTATATCGTACCGTTACAAAAATGGTACCAGCAGTCTTGACGGCTTTAATAGCAACTTCACTAGGTTTTATTTCTCTATACACTTCACCTGTCCCTATGATTCAAGACTTCGGAAAAATGTTAACTATTGGGATGATTATTAGTTTCATTGTCGGTGTTTTCATATTGATACCTCTTCTTTTTACAAGGGATTCCTTTTTCTTTAATAAAGCTGCCAAGAATCGCTCGAAAAAGACAGATAAATCTTCCCGAATTGAAAATTTTCTTGATGGAATTACGAAAAGGGTGGTTGCTCTCAGATGGTGGATAATTCTCATTGCCCTCATTACAGCTGGTTTTGGGATATGGGTCGATTTAGACGCTAAGGCAGAGACTGATGTCGAGACATTTATGCCGCAGGATACCCAAGTCCTGAAAGATATTCATAAATTAAGAGATATTGTTGGCACAACCGATCAAGTTTCCATCGTGTTTGAGGGGAAGGATATTTTGTCCTCAAGTTCTCTTAACTGGGTAGATGCAACAACAAATGAGATTGAAAAAGAGTTTTCACAAGTGGTGGTTAAGTCAAATTCAATTACAGAAGTGTTCAAAAAATTGAATGATGGAGAAATCCCAACAGGCTCAGAGTTAAAAGGATTAATGAATGATATTCCAGATCAACAACAGAAGCTACTTATTAACGAGTCTGGCACGAAAGGCGTAATCACTGTCGGAATCAAACATCTGAAAGCCGAGCCGTTGAAAAACTTTATTGATGATTTGAATCAGTACCTTATCGATAACCAGCCAGATAATATGGAAACTATGGTAACAGGGAAATCTGTGTT comes from the Paenisporosarcina antarctica genome and includes:
- a CDS encoding efflux RND transporter permease subunit; protein product: MKQNKKFNSQAHKSLYRTVTKMVPAVLTALIATSLGFISLYTSPVPMIQDFGKMLTIGMIISFIVGVFILIPLLFTRDSFFFNKAAKNRSKKTDKSSRIENFLDGITKRVVALRWWIILIALITAGFGIWVDLDAKAETDVETFMPQDTQVLKDIHKLRDIVGTTDQVSIVFEGKDILSSSSLNWVDATTNEIEKEFSQVVVKSNSITEVFKKLNDGEIPTGSELKGLMNDIPDQQQKLLINESGTKGVITVGIKHLKAEPLKNFIDDLNQYLIDNQPDNMETMVTGKSVLDVEMVSGLTTGRYKMTLLGMALVFLGLLAVYRHPIKALIPLLPITLIIGWSGAVMYLAEISYTPLTATLGALIIGIGTEFTILIMERFYEERENGSSSIDAIRIANQKTGKSIFASAITTIGGFSALLVSDFVILSNFGMMTLINISLALFSTIVVMPAVLIILDRFVKTKPRIEKDTLVN